The DNA sequence TGAGACAGCCTGCGACGGTGCTCAACCGCGGTGAGATCCGGTACCGCCGTAGCGAACACGGCCTTCGCATAGTCCTCCGTCTGCAACAGCCCCGGGATATGCATCGGCTGCATCGACCTCAGGTTCACCGCATGGTGTTCCAGTTCGGCCAGATCGAGCGCGCCTGCGGGCAGTTTGCCCCGGTACTCCTCCCACCAGCCCTGGACGCGTTCGACAGCCATGTCCACCAGGGCGTCGATATACGCCGTATCGCCACAGGAGTAGATCGCCGCGAGCGAGCGGACGCGCTCCTCACTCACGCCGAACCGACCGGCCTCCGTGTTGCTGATCCGAGTGCGATCCACGCCCAGATGCTGAGCGGCCTGCGCCACGCTCATCCCGGCGTGCTCACGCATCTTGCGCAACTCCGCGCCCAGGCGTCGTTGCCTCGCGGTCGGCGCCGTCCTCGGCATGCGCCCTCCCCTTCACTTGCGGCCAGTCT is a window from the Streptomyces luomodiensis genome containing:
- a CDS encoding Scr1 family TA system antitoxin-like transcriptional regulator, with product MPRTAPTARQRRLGAELRKMREHAGMSVAQAAQHLGVDRTRISNTEAGRFGVSEERVRSLAAIYSCGDTAYIDALVDMAVERVQGWWEEYRGKLPAGALDLAELEHHAVNLRSMQPMHIPGLLQTEDYAKAVFATAVPDLTAVEHRRRLSHRLKRRDVLDRDRPPQCTFLVHEAALRMQFGGTKVARGQLEYLLEASERDNVTVRVIPFAAGGFPGAGASVLYAAGPVPQLDTVQLDVATGVALVDAETLVANYREVLDRTQGLSLSPEDTRDFVRAIVHQL